Proteins from a genomic interval of Musa acuminata AAA Group cultivar baxijiao chromosome BXJ1-9, Cavendish_Baxijiao_AAA, whole genome shotgun sequence:
- the LOC135593264 gene encoding uncharacterized protein LOC135593264 isoform X1 → MESFLMAGLLLSQLQKLNLLLNRERWTGIQLQWWHSVTNQFHLVSHNLILVTSEKLQNTGPLDQTGMLMQLIGLLSGVVSSRANLRERWTGIQLQWWHSVTNQFHLVSHNLILVTSEKLQNTGPLDQTGMLMQLIGLLSGVVSSRANLRERWTGIQLQWWHSVTNQFHLVSHNLILVTSEKLQNTGPLDQTGMLMQLIGLLSGVVSSRANLR, encoded by the exons ATGGAAAG TTTCTTGATGGCAGGTTTGTTGCTGTCACAATTGCAGAAGCTGAATCTCCTTCTAAACAG AGAAAGGTGGACAGGGATACAACTTCAATGGTGGCATAGCGTCACTAATCAGTTTCACCTTGTGTCCCACAATCTTATCCTGGTCACATCAGAAAAATTGCAGAATACTGGACCACTAGATCAAACAGGGATGCTGATGCAGCTGATTGGCCTCTTATCTGGGGTGGTTTCTTCTCGTGCAAATCTAAG AGAAAGGTGGACAGGGATACAACTTCAATGGTGGCATAGCGTCACTAATCAGTTTCACCTTGTGTCCCACAATCTTATCCTGGTCACATCAGAAAAATTGCAGAATACTGGACCACTAGATCAAACAGGGATGCTGATGCAGCTGATTGGCCTCTTATCTGGGGTGGTTTCTTCTCGTGCAAATCTAAG AGAAAGGTGGACAGGGATACAACTTCAATGGTGGCATAGCGTCACTAATCAGTTTCACCTTGTGTCCCACAATCTTATCCTGGTCACATCAGAAAAATTACAGAATACTGGACCACTAGATCAAACAGGGATGCTGATGCAGCTGATTGGCCTCTTATCTGGGGTGGTTTCTTCTCGTGCAAATCTAAGGTGA
- the LOC135593264 gene encoding glycine-rich RNA-binding protein 4, mitochondrial-like isoform X3, with product MATLHHHRPISLSVLPPLSRLRPSSPIPATLFSRPPLSGLPCAPISARAIRDKRILGPVRGCATSDSAISPGPPPSSRIFIKGLSRSTSEGFLAKTFSSFGEVKKIKIITSKSSKQSLGLAYIWFAREQDALMAVKEMNGKFLDGRFVAVTIAEAESPSKQS from the exons ATGGCTACGCTTCACCACCATCGGCCCATTTCACTTTCCGTTCTCCCTCCTCTCTCCCGGCTGAGACCTTCTTCGCCTATCCCCGCAACGCTGTTCTCGCGCCCACCGCTCTCCGGACTGCCGTGTGCTCCGATATCTGCTCGGGCCATCCGCGATAAGCGCATCCTTGGACCCGTCCGTGGATGCGCGACCTCAGATTCCGCGATTTCCCCCGGACCTCCACCCTCGTCGAGGATCTTTATCAAAG GATTATCTCGTTCAACATCTGAGGGATTCTTGGCAAAGACCTTTTCATCCTTTGGAGAAGTCAAGAAAA TAaagataattacaagcaaaagttCGAAACAGTCTCTGGGACTTGCATATATATGGTTTGCCCGTGAACAAGATGCACTAATGGCGGTAAAGGAGATGAATGGAAAG TTTCTTGATGGCAGGTTTGTTGCTGTCACAATTGCAGAAGCTGAATCTCCTTCTAAACAG TCATGA
- the LOC135593264 gene encoding organelle RRM domain-containing protein 1, chloroplastic-like isoform X2, with protein MATLHHHRPISLSVLPPLSRLRPSSPIPATLFSRPPLSGLPCAPISARAIRDKRILGPVRGCATSDSAISPGPPPSSRIFIKGLSRSTSEGFLAKTFSSFGEVKKIKIITSKSSKQSLGLAYIWFAREQDALMAVKEMNGKFLDGRFVAVTIAEAESPSKQRKVDRDTTSMVA; from the exons ATGGCTACGCTTCACCACCATCGGCCCATTTCACTTTCCGTTCTCCCTCCTCTCTCCCGGCTGAGACCTTCTTCGCCTATCCCCGCAACGCTGTTCTCGCGCCCACCGCTCTCCGGACTGCCGTGTGCTCCGATATCTGCTCGGGCCATCCGCGATAAGCGCATCCTTGGACCCGTCCGTGGATGCGCGACCTCAGATTCCGCGATTTCCCCCGGACCTCCACCCTCGTCGAGGATCTTTATCAAAG GATTATCTCGTTCAACATCTGAGGGATTCTTGGCAAAGACCTTTTCATCCTTTGGAGAAGTCAAGAAAA TAaagataattacaagcaaaagttCGAAACAGTCTCTGGGACTTGCATATATATGGTTTGCCCGTGAACAAGATGCACTAATGGCGGTAAAGGAGATGAATGGAAAG TTTCTTGATGGCAGGTTTGTTGCTGTCACAATTGCAGAAGCTGAATCTCCTTCTAAACAG AGAAAGGTGGACAGGGATACAACTTCAATGGTGGCATAG
- the LOC135593264 gene encoding uncharacterized protein LOC135593264 isoform X4 translates to MESFLMAGLLLSQLQKLNLLLNRERWTGIQLQWWHSVTNQFHLVSHNLILVTSEKLQNTGPLDQTGMLMQLIGLLSGVVSSRANLRERWTGIQLQWWHSVTNQFHLVSHNLILVTSEKLQNTGPLDQTGMLMQLIGLLSGVVSSRANLSHD, encoded by the exons ATGGAAAG TTTCTTGATGGCAGGTTTGTTGCTGTCACAATTGCAGAAGCTGAATCTCCTTCTAAACAG AGAAAGGTGGACAGGGATACAACTTCAATGGTGGCATAGCGTCACTAATCAGTTTCACCTTGTGTCCCACAATCTTATCCTGGTCACATCAGAAAAATTGCAGAATACTGGACCACTAGATCAAACAGGGATGCTGATGCAGCTGATTGGCCTCTTATCTGGGGTGGTTTCTTCTCGTGCAAATCTAAG AGAAAGGTGGACAGGGATACAACTTCAATGGTGGCATAGCGTCACTAATCAGTTTCACCTTGTGTCCCACAATCTTATCCTGGTCACATCAGAAAAATTGCAGAATACTGGACCACTAGATCAAACAGGGATGCTGATGCAGCTGATTGGCCTCTTATCTGGGGTGGTTTCTTCTCGTGCAAATCTAAG TCATGATTGA
- the LOC135593265 gene encoding endo-1,3;1,4-beta-D-glucanase-like — protein sequence MASSQCCANPPTLSPACGDGIVVDDLGGVRAYTAGSPNSKLAVLLISDIYGFEAPNLRKIADKIATSGFFVVVPDLLYDDPYSADNPERPFSIWIQSHSPDKGCQDAKPIIAALRNKGISAVGAAGFCWGGKVVLELAKSSEIEAAVLCHPSFVNVDDMKGVKCPISILGAENDHISPPELLKQFEQALSSTSEERHIVKIFPGVAHGWTVRHKADDAAAVKRAQEAHQDMLNWFIQHVKKEHVN from the exons ATGGCGAGCTCCCAGTGCTGCGCCAACCCGCCGACTCTAAGCCCTGCCTGTGGCGACGGCATCGTCGTCGACGACCTCGGCGGCGTCAGGGCGTACACCGCCGGCTCCCCTAACTCCAAGCTCGCCGTTCTCCTCATCTCCGACATATACG GATTCGAAGCGCCGAATTTGAG GAAAATTGCAGACAAAATTGCCACCTCAGGTTTCTTTGTTGTGGTACCAGATCTCTTATATGACGATCCCTATTCAGCTGATAATCCTGAGAGGCCTTTTTCGATTTGGATACAGTCTCATTCGCCG GACAAAGGCTGTCAAGATGCAAAACCAATTATTGCAGCTCTAAGGAACAAAGGCATATCTGCAGTTGGGGCCGCTGGCTTCTGCTGGGGAG GCAAAGTTGTCTTGGAATTAGCAAAGTCCAGTGAGATTGAAGCTGCTGTCCTttgccatccttctttcgtaaatGTTGATGATATGAAGG GTGTTAAATGTCCTATTTCAATACTTGGGGCTGAGAATGACCATATTTCTCCGCCTGAACTGTTGAAGCAGTTTGAGCAGGCTTTATCTTCAACATCTGAG GAAAGACACATTGTAAAGATATTTCCTGGGGTTGCTCATGGATGGACTGTCAGACACAAAGCCGATGATGCTGCAGCTGTTAAGCGCGCTCAAGAGGCACATCAGGACATGCTGAACTGGTTTATCCAACACGTCAAGAAAGAACATGTGAACTAA